In the genome of Desulfovibrio legallii, the window CCTTGCGGGCTTTGCCCTGGCGGCCCTGCTGCTGGGCTACGGCGGCCTGCGCCTTGCGCACAGCCCCCTGACCGCGCAGCCCGCCGGGCCGGACGCCCTGGACGTGCTGTTTGTGGAAGGCAACGTGGACCAGAACCAGAAGTGGCTGCCGGCCATGCAACGCCAGACCGTAGAGCTCTACCTGGGCCTGACCTACGGGGCGCTGGCCCTTCGGCCAGAGGCCCGGCCCCTGGTCGTCTGGCCGGAAACGGCCCTGCCGTTCTTTTTTGAAAACAACCCCCTCCTGGCCCCCCGCGTGCGGGAGCTGGCCGCCCGCAGCAACGCGCCCCTGCTCTTCGGCGCGCCGGGCATGGAACGCCGCCCAGGCGTCAAAGAGCCGGAAATATACAACCGCGCCTTCCTGCTGGGCCCCGACGGCGCAACCCTCAGCCACTACGACAAGGAACACCTGGTGCCCTTCGGCGAATACCTGCCCTCCTGGCTGAACTGGAAATTCCTGGAGGCCCTGCTTCAGGGCGTGGGCGTCTATACGGAAGGCACGGCCGTCGCGCCCCTGCGCTACCACAACCTTGCCCTGGGCATGCTCATCTGTTATGAAGGGATATTCCCTTGGCTGGCGCAAGCCCGCACGGCGGACGGGGCCAACGTCCTGGTCGACATCAGCAACGACGGCTGGTTCGGCTCCACCCCGGCCGCACGGCAGCATTTGTACCTCACGGCGCTGCGCGCGCTGGAGCAGAACCGCTGGCTCCTGCGCGGCACCAATACCGGCATTTCCGCCGTGGTGGACCCCCGCGGCCGCCTGACGTTGCACGGTGGGCAGTTCCGCGCCCAGGCCCTTTGGGCCCGCGCCGCTTTGCAAACCGCGCCCAGCCCCTACCATCGGCTGGCGCCTTGGCTGCTGCCCGGCGGCCTGCTGCTGCTGGCGGGCCTCTGGCTGCTGGGTCCG includes:
- the lnt gene encoding apolipoprotein N-acyltransferase; translation: MTHPAFSPSAGLVGLAGACALWLGFPNDLLSLPPLALLWPVALARLGVTAPDNAAALRRGWLCCLAGGTAALYWLTLPVHNVGGLPWALAAPCALFIAACLAFSGGLFALAARALRRRPPWLWALLLGLFWFVQEDVFARALGFPWLSLAGALAPWPLLIQGADALGAYGLAGAWVTAALLCAAAACRAAPAAPAPPGGRAACLAGFALAALLLGYGGLRLAHSPLTAQPAGPDALDVLFVEGNVDQNQKWLPAMQRQTVELYLGLTYGALALRPEARPLVVWPETALPFFFENNPLLAPRVRELAARSNAPLLFGAPGMERRPGVKEPEIYNRAFLLGPDGATLSHYDKEHLVPFGEYLPSWLNWKFLEALLQGVGVYTEGTAVAPLRYHNLALGMLICYEGIFPWLAQARTADGANVLVDISNDGWFGSTPAARQHLYLTALRALEQNRWLLRGTNTGISAVVDPRGRLTLHGGQFRAQALWARAALQTAPSPYHRLAPWLLPGGLLLLAGLWLLGPGGPFAAGHRRGRVQHGA